One part of the Streptomyces lydicus genome encodes these proteins:
- the paaK gene encoding phenylacetate--CoA ligase PaaK, with protein sequence MPEAATDGIRNGAALDEAELLSAEALREVQLSRLRASLRHAYTHVPFYRDSFDRAGVRPEDCRSLGDLARFPFTVKDDLRAQYPFGMFAVPREQVRRIHASSGTTGRPTVVGYTERDLSHWADVVARSLRAAGARPGHTVHIAYGYGLFTGGLGAHYGAERLGCTVVPASGGMTSRQVQIIQDFRPEVIMVTPSYMLTLLDEFERQGVDPRTTSLKVGVFGAEPWTQAMRREIEERFAIDAVDIYGLSEVMGPGVAQECVETKDGLHLWEDHFFPEVVDPLTGEVLPDGEHGELVLTSLTKEAMPVIRYRTRDLTRLLPGTARPAFRRMEKITGRSDDMIILRGVNLFPAQIEEIVLRTPGVAPHFQLRLTREGRMDHLTVRAEARPDAGPEARAAAAGLIARGVKDGIGVSVAVEIVDPETLERSVGKIKRIVDARPRDTA encoded by the coding sequence ATGCCGGAAGCGGCTACGGACGGGATCAGGAACGGCGCGGCGCTCGACGAGGCGGAGCTGCTCTCCGCGGAGGCGCTGCGGGAGGTGCAGCTGAGCCGGCTGCGCGCCTCGCTGCGGCACGCCTACACCCACGTGCCCTTCTACCGTGACTCCTTCGACCGGGCCGGGGTACGGCCGGAGGACTGCCGCTCGCTCGGCGATCTCGCCCGCTTCCCGTTCACCGTCAAGGACGACCTGCGCGCCCAGTACCCGTTCGGGATGTTCGCCGTCCCCAGGGAGCAGGTGCGCCGGATTCACGCGTCCAGCGGCACCACCGGCCGTCCCACGGTCGTCGGCTACACCGAGCGTGACCTCTCGCACTGGGCGGACGTCGTCGCCCGCTCGCTGCGCGCGGCCGGCGCCCGCCCCGGCCACACGGTCCACATCGCTTACGGATACGGGCTGTTCACCGGCGGCCTCGGCGCGCACTACGGCGCGGAGCGGCTGGGCTGTACGGTCGTCCCGGCGTCCGGGGGGATGACCAGCCGGCAGGTGCAGATCATCCAGGACTTCCGCCCCGAAGTGATCATGGTGACGCCGTCGTACATGCTCACCCTGCTGGACGAGTTCGAGCGGCAGGGCGTCGACCCCCGGACCACCTCGCTGAAGGTGGGCGTGTTCGGTGCCGAGCCCTGGACGCAGGCGATGCGCCGCGAGATCGAGGAGCGGTTCGCGATCGACGCCGTGGACATCTACGGCCTGTCGGAGGTCATGGGCCCCGGCGTCGCCCAGGAGTGCGTCGAGACCAAGGACGGACTGCACCTGTGGGAGGACCACTTCTTCCCGGAGGTGGTCGACCCGCTCACCGGCGAGGTGCTGCCGGACGGCGAGCACGGTGAGCTGGTCCTCACCTCCCTCACCAAGGAGGCCATGCCGGTGATCCGCTACCGCACCCGCGATCTGACCCGGCTGCTGCCGGGCACCGCGCGGCCCGCCTTCCGGCGGATGGAGAAGATCACCGGGCGCAGCGACGACATGATCATTCTGCGCGGGGTCAACCTCTTCCCCGCGCAGATCGAGGAGATCGTGCTGCGTACGCCCGGCGTGGCCCCGCACTTCCAGCTGCGGCTGACCCGCGAGGGCCGGATGGACCACCTCACCGTGCGCGCCGAGGCCCGGCCCGACGCGGGCCCCGAGGCACGCGCGGCGGCGGCCGGGCTGATCGCGCGCGGCGTCAAGGACGGCATCGGCGTCTCGGTCGCCGTCGAGATCGTCGATCCGGAGACCCTGGAGCGCTCGGTCGGCAAGATCAAGCGCATCGTGGACGCCCGGCCCCGGGACACCGCGTGA
- a CDS encoding acyl-CoA synthetase encodes MTKDVPPPNGFWAQAAADPDRTVLIAPDGEEWTAGRLHAAGNRLVHGLRAAGLERGDAFAVVLPNGVEFLTAYLAASQAGLYLVPVNHHLVGPEIAWIVADSGAKVLIAHERFAAAARQAADEAELPEARRYAVGAAPGFRPYGELLDGQPDSAPADRTLGWVMNYTSGTTGRPRGIRRPLPGTAPEDAYLGGFLAIFGIKPFDGNVHLVCSPLYHTAVLQFAGASLHIGHRIVLMDKWTPEGMLALMDEHRCTHTHMVPTQFHRLLALPAQTRAAYDVRAMRHAIHGAAPCPDHVKRAMIDWWGGCVEEYYAASEGGGAFATAEDWLKKPGTVGRAWPISELAVFDDDGNRLPAGELGTVYMKMTTGGFRYHKDEDKTRKNRIGDFFTVGDLGYLDEDGFLFLRDRKIDMIISGGVNIYPAEIEAALLAHPAVADAAAFGIPHDDWGEEVKAVVEPADGHRAGPALAADLLAHCARRLAGYKCPKSVDFLAVMPRDPNGKLYKRRLRAPYWEGRERTV; translated from the coding sequence ATGACCAAGGACGTCCCACCCCCCAACGGCTTCTGGGCGCAGGCCGCCGCCGACCCCGACCGTACGGTCCTGATCGCCCCGGACGGCGAGGAGTGGACCGCGGGCCGGCTGCACGCCGCCGGCAACCGGCTGGTCCACGGGCTGCGCGCGGCGGGCCTGGAACGCGGCGACGCCTTCGCGGTGGTCCTCCCCAACGGCGTCGAGTTCCTCACCGCCTACCTCGCCGCGTCCCAGGCCGGCCTCTACCTCGTCCCCGTCAACCACCACCTGGTCGGCCCGGAGATCGCCTGGATCGTCGCGGACTCCGGCGCGAAGGTGCTGATCGCACACGAGCGGTTCGCGGCGGCCGCGCGCCAGGCCGCCGATGAGGCGGAGCTGCCGGAGGCCCGCCGCTACGCCGTCGGTGCGGCCCCCGGCTTCCGCCCGTACGGCGAACTCCTCGACGGGCAGCCCGACTCCGCGCCCGCCGACCGCACGCTGGGGTGGGTGATGAACTACACCTCGGGCACCACCGGGCGCCCGCGCGGCATCCGCCGCCCGCTGCCCGGCACCGCCCCCGAGGACGCCTACCTGGGCGGATTCCTCGCCATCTTCGGCATCAAGCCGTTCGACGGCAACGTCCATCTGGTCTGCTCACCGCTCTACCACACCGCCGTCCTGCAGTTCGCCGGCGCCTCCCTGCACATCGGCCACCGCATCGTCCTGATGGACAAGTGGACGCCGGAGGGGATGCTGGCCCTGATGGACGAGCACCGCTGCACCCACACCCATATGGTCCCCACCCAGTTCCACCGGCTGCTCGCCCTTCCCGCGCAGACCCGGGCCGCCTACGACGTGCGCGCGATGCGGCACGCCATCCACGGTGCGGCACCCTGCCCCGACCACGTCAAACGCGCCATGATCGACTGGTGGGGCGGCTGCGTCGAGGAGTACTACGCGGCGAGCGAGGGCGGCGGTGCCTTCGCCACCGCCGAGGACTGGCTCAAGAAGCCCGGGACGGTCGGCAGGGCCTGGCCGATCAGCGAGCTGGCCGTCTTCGACGACGACGGCAACCGGCTGCCCGCGGGCGAACTCGGCACCGTCTACATGAAGATGACCACCGGCGGCTTCCGCTACCACAAGGACGAGGACAAGACGCGGAAGAACCGGATCGGTGACTTCTTCACCGTCGGCGACCTCGGCTACCTCGACGAGGACGGCTTCCTCTTCCTGCGCGACCGCAAGATCGACATGATCATCTCGGGCGGCGTGAACATCTACCCGGCCGAGATCGAGGCGGCCCTGCTCGCCCACCCCGCGGTCGCCGACGCGGCCGCCTTCGGTATCCCGCACGACGACTGGGGCGAGGAGGTCAAGGCCGTGGTCGAACCCGCCGACGGCCACCGCGCGGGCCCCGCACTGGCCGCCGACCTCCTCGCACACTGCGCCCGCCGGCTCGCCGGCTACAAGTGCCCCAAGTCCGTCGACTTCCTGGCCGTCATGCCCCGCGACCCCAACGGCAAGCTCTACAAGCGGCGGCTGCGCGCGCCGTACTGGGAGGGACGCGAGCGCACCGTGTAG
- a CDS encoding acyl-CoA synthetase yields the protein MERARSNTVDGVLRRSARRVPGRTAVRYGERAWTYRELDDAVSAAARLLLADGLRPGDRVASYGHNSDAYLIGFLACARAGLVHVPVNHGLTGEDLRYLLDQSGSALVLTDAALADRLPGTVRAVPLYGAPDGLLERLAAAPDPDDGADPLPPVADDDLVQLLYTSGTTALPKGAMMTHRALVHEYTSAIVALDLDASDRPLHALPLYHSAQMHVFLLPYLAVGAENVILDGPDPERIFDLAEAGLADSLFAPPTVWIALSGHPGFTTRDLSGLRKAYYGASIMPVPVLARLRAHLPRLAFYNCFGQSEIGPLATVLGPDEHEGRMDSCGRPVLFVEARVVDEAGREVPDGTRGEVVYRSPQLCTGYWDKPEETAEAFRGGWFHSGDLAVRDAEGYFTVVDRVKDVINSGGVLVASRQVEEALYEHPQVAEVAVIGLPDERWIEAVCAVVVRRADGPGGAAPVGERELIEAARARLAPFKAPKRVMFVDALPRNASGKVLKRELRERFGTP from the coding sequence ATGGAGCGAGCGCGGAGCAACACGGTCGACGGGGTCCTGCGACGCAGCGCCCGCCGGGTGCCCGGACGGACGGCGGTGCGGTACGGGGAGCGTGCCTGGACGTACCGCGAACTGGACGACGCGGTCAGCGCCGCGGCGCGGCTGCTGCTGGCGGACGGCCTGCGGCCCGGCGACCGGGTCGCGTCCTACGGGCACAACTCCGACGCGTATCTGATCGGCTTCCTGGCCTGCGCCCGCGCCGGGCTGGTGCACGTCCCGGTCAACCACGGCCTCACCGGCGAGGACCTGCGCTACCTCCTGGACCAGTCGGGCAGCGCGCTGGTGCTGACCGACGCCGCGCTCGCGGACCGGTTGCCCGGGACGGTCCGTGCGGTGCCGCTGTACGGCGCGCCCGACGGGCTGCTGGAGCGGCTCGCGGCCGCGCCGGACCCCGACGACGGGGCGGACCCGCTGCCCCCGGTGGCCGACGACGATCTGGTCCAGCTCCTCTACACGTCAGGGACGACCGCGCTGCCCAAGGGCGCGATGATGACGCACCGGGCGTTGGTGCACGAGTACACCAGCGCGATCGTCGCCCTCGACCTCGACGCGTCGGACCGGCCGCTGCACGCGCTGCCGCTCTACCACTCGGCCCAGATGCACGTGTTCCTGCTGCCCTATCTGGCGGTGGGCGCGGAGAACGTCATCCTGGACGGACCCGACCCGGAGCGGATCTTCGATCTGGCCGAAGCCGGCCTGGCGGACAGCCTGTTCGCCCCGCCGACGGTGTGGATCGCGCTCTCCGGGCACCCCGGCTTCACCACCCGGGACCTGAGCGGGCTGCGCAAGGCGTACTACGGTGCCTCGATCATGCCGGTGCCGGTCCTCGCGCGACTGCGCGCCCACCTGCCGCGGCTCGCGTTCTACAACTGCTTCGGGCAGAGCGAGATCGGGCCGCTGGCGACCGTGCTGGGCCCCGACGAGCACGAGGGCCGGATGGACTCCTGCGGGCGGCCGGTGCTGTTCGTCGAGGCGCGGGTGGTCGACGAGGCGGGCCGGGAGGTCCCGGACGGGACCCGGGGCGAGGTCGTCTACCGCTCCCCGCAACTGTGCACCGGCTACTGGGACAAGCCGGAGGAGACCGCGGAGGCGTTCCGGGGCGGCTGGTTCCACTCCGGGGACCTCGCCGTCCGCGACGCGGAGGGCTACTTCACCGTCGTCGACCGGGTGAAGGACGTCATCAACTCCGGTGGCGTCCTGGTCGCCTCCCGCCAGGTGGAGGAGGCGCTCTACGAACATCCCCAGGTGGCCGAGGTCGCGGTCATCGGGCTGCCGGACGAACGCTGGATCGAAGCGGTGTGCGCGGTGGTGGTGCGCCGAGCGGACGGGCCGGGCGGAGCGGCCCCGGTGGGGGAGCGGGAGCTGATCGAGGCGGCACGGGCCCGGCTGGCACCGTTCAAGGCGCCCAAGCGGGTGATGTTCGTCGACGCGCTGCCGCGCAACGCCAGCGGCAAGGTCCTCAAGCGCGAGCTGCGCGAGCGCTTCGGCACGCCCTGA
- a CDS encoding VOC family protein: MLTTDYVPGTPNWLDLGAPDVEAAAAFYSAVFGWRFDSAGPEAGGYGFFRLDGRTVAAVGPLTDEGASPAWTVYFHTADADATTKTVEQAGGSVRVPPMDVFTAGRLAAFTDPAGGEFAVWQPGDVAGLEAVMEPNALCWTELYTTDVDTAREFYRSVFSWSYQDMPMGPGMVYSVASAPGGGKGDDTGHGGVMQLQKEHLAAGSTSEWHPYFGVSDCDATFDAAVDHGATVLIPPTDAPGVGRLAMVKDPAGAPFALIKGDPDMT; this comes from the coding sequence ATGCTGACCACCGACTACGTCCCCGGCACGCCCAACTGGCTCGACCTCGGCGCACCCGACGTCGAGGCCGCCGCCGCCTTCTACTCCGCCGTGTTCGGCTGGCGTTTCGACTCGGCCGGCCCGGAGGCCGGCGGGTACGGCTTCTTCCGGCTCGACGGCAGAACCGTCGCGGCGGTCGGCCCGCTGACGGACGAGGGCGCGAGCCCGGCCTGGACGGTGTACTTCCACACCGCCGACGCGGACGCCACGACGAAGACGGTGGAGCAGGCGGGCGGCTCGGTGCGGGTCCCGCCGATGGACGTCTTCACCGCCGGCCGGCTGGCCGCCTTCACCGACCCGGCGGGCGGCGAATTCGCGGTGTGGCAGCCGGGCGACGTCGCGGGCCTGGAGGCGGTGATGGAACCGAACGCCCTCTGCTGGACGGAGCTGTACACCACGGACGTGGACACCGCCCGGGAGTTCTACCGTTCGGTCTTCTCCTGGAGCTACCAGGACATGCCGATGGGCCCGGGCATGGTCTACTCCGTCGCCTCCGCGCCGGGCGGCGGCAAGGGCGACGACACCGGGCACGGCGGCGTCATGCAGCTGCAGAAGGAGCATCTGGCGGCCGGTTCGACGTCCGAGTGGCACCCGTACTTCGGCGTGAGCGACTGCGACGCGACCTTCGACGCCGCCGTCGACCACGGCGCCACGGTCCTGATCCCGCCGACCGACGCACCCGGCGTCGGCCGGCTGGCGATGGTCAAGGACCCGGCCGGCGCCCCGTTCGCGCTGATCAAAGGGGACCCGGACATGACCTGA